The following are encoded in a window of Phaseolus vulgaris cultivar G19833 chromosome 3, P. vulgaris v2.0, whole genome shotgun sequence genomic DNA:
- the LOC137808674 gene encoding RING-H2 finger protein ATL51-like: MAAVANPRTWIPYMNSKDCSQGFCSLYCPQWCYIVYPPPPPFEYPDDDSSPNFSPLVIAIIGIMATAFLLASYYTLISKYCGPRESARRDPNENLQATHNPSLHEPWNASSTGLDEALIKSIAIFKYKKRDGGSVAVTDCSVCLSEFEDDESVRLLPKCSHVFHAPCIDTWLKSHSSCPLCRAAIFTFNNGSVPRAHTPEEEAPSLRNNETFSESESVGSGNEYGVVVMLEEEGIHHARAYPKPALRAFSDLSSLQGRHRVIEIRDEVCESVGRSVSMDHSFQRHEEEDSYVEGCSTTEPGPSKRSRRESYKTRVLHCVLSPIAMKRSFSSHRFSLGKSSRAWHGTIPI, translated from the coding sequence ATGGCCGCTGTTGCCAACCCCAGAACTTGGATTCCATACATGAACAGCAAAGACTGTTCTCAAGGATTTTGTAGCTTGTATTGTCCACAGTGGTGTTACATAGTGTATCCTCCTCCTCCACCTTTTGAGTACCCTGATGATGATTCAAGCCCAAATTTCTCTCCTCTTGTCATTGCAATCATTGGAATCATGGCCACTGCTTTTCTTCTGGCTAGTTACTACACTCTCATATCCAAGTACTGTGGCCCCAGAGAGTCTGCACGCAGAGACCCAAATGAAAACTTGCAAGCCACTCACAATCCCTCTCTCCACGAACCATGGAACGCTTCAAGCACCGGGCTTGACGAGGCTCTGATCAAATCCATTGCAATTTTCAAGTACAAGAAAAGGGATGGTGGTTCTGTTGCAGTCACGGATTGTTCAGTTTGTCTGAGCGAGTTTGAAGACGATGAAAGTGTTAGACTGTTGCCAAAGTGCAGCCACGTTTTCCATGCCCCTTGCATCGACACTTGGCTCAAGTCTCACTCTAGCTGCCCCCTTTGTCGTGCTGCCATATTCACCTTCAACAACGGTTCTGTTCCTCGGGCTCATACCCCAGAGGAAGAGGCTCCTTCTTTAAGGAACAATGAAACTTTTTCTGAGAGTGAAAGTGTTGGAAGTGGCAATGAGTATGGAGTGGTGGTGATGTTGGAAGAAGAAGGCATACACCATGCCAGGGCTTATCCAAAGCCTGCATTGCGTGCTTTTAGTGACTTGAGTAGCTTGCAGGGAAGGCACAGAGTGATTGAGATAAGAGATGAAGTGTGTGAATCCGTTGGTAGGTCAGTGTCAATGGACCATTCGTTTCAGAGGCATGAAGAGGAAGATTCATATGTGGAAGGGTGTTCTACCACTGAACCTGGCCCTTCAAAGAGATCACGCAGAGAGAGTTACAAAACAAGGGTGCTGCATTGTGTGTTGAGTCCAATTGCAATGAAGAGATCGTTTTCCAGCCACAGATTCTCACTGGGCAAAAGTAGCAGAGCATGGCATGGAACTATACCCATCTGA
- the LOC137808675 gene encoding protein TORNADO 2-like yields MALSNNVIGAINFVALLLSIPIIAAGIWLTTEPADSCVKVLQWPVIILGVLILVVAIAGCVGAFWRMPSLLVFYLVAMFVLIVLLVSLVVFTYAVTLRGHGNIEPNRSYLEYRIDDFSLWLRRRVRSSNRWDNVRRCLMSSNICAELDQRYRTPQDFFNAHLTPIESGCCKPPTKCGYTFVNPTYWISPINTAEDMDCMKWSNDQAQLCYNCDSCKAGLLATLRVEWRRANVILIVTLVALIAVYLVGCFAFRNTKTDELFSKYKQGYS; encoded by the exons ATGGCACTCAGCAACAATGTGATAGGAGCCATCAACTTCGTTGCACTGCTTCTCTCAATTCCAATCATTGCTGCAGGGATCTGGCTAACAACAGAGCCAGCAGATTCGTGTGTCAAAGTTCTGCAATGGCCTGTGATAATCTTGGGGGTTCTGATACTGGTAGTGGCTATAGCAGGGTGTGTAGGAGCCTTTTGGAGAATGCCTTCGCTTCTGGTGTTCTACCTGGTTGCCATGTTTGTGCTTATTGTGTTGCTTGTTAGCTTGGTGGTTTTCACCTATGCTGTGACCCTTAGAGGCCATGGGAACATTGAACCAAATCGCTCCTACTTGGAATATCGTATCGATGATTTCTCACTTTGGCTTCGTCGAAGAGTAAGAAGCTCCAACAGATGGGACAACGTTAGACGGTGTCTTATGTCATCAAATATATGTGCTGAGTTGGATCAACGGTACCGAACGCCACAGGACTTCTTTAATGCACACCTAACCCCCATTGAG TCAGGGTGCTGCAAGCCCCCAACAAAATGTGGTTACACGTTTGTGAACCCAACGTATTGGATTAGCCCCATTAACACGGCAGAAGACATGGATTGCATGAAGTGGAGCAACGACCAAGCACAACTTTGCTACAACTGTGACTCATGCAAAGCTGGTTTATTGGCAACCCTTAGGGTGGAGTGGAGAAGGGCCAATGTGATATTGATAGTTACCCTTGTTGCTTTAATTGCAGTGTATTTGGTAGGGTGCTTTGCCTTTAGGAATACCAAAACGGATGAGCTCTTTAGCAAATACAAGCAAGGTTACTCTTGA